Within Bradymonas sediminis, the genomic segment GGGCTTCGACTCCCCCAACTATATTATGATGCCCCACGGGCGCCCCTATTATGACGGCCTCGTGAAGGCGGCTGGGTTCGAGAAGGCGATTGACCTTTTTGCCTGGCGCTTCAACCGCGAGACGCTCCCCGAGCACGCCTTCGAATTGTCTGAGATGGCGCGCGAGCACCCCGGCGTCACCATCCGAAACGTCGATATGAAGAATCTAGCGCGCGACGTCCGGATCATCATGGATATCTATAACGACGCCTGGAAGGATAACTGGGGATTCGTCACCCTGACCGAGGCCGAGCTCGATAAGTTGGCGCGCGAGTTCAAGCTCATCGTCGACCCCGAGATGTGCATGATCGCCGAGGTTGAGGGCAAACCGGCTGCGATGGTGGTGGCGCTGCCGAATATCTTCGAGGCCTTCGAGGGGCTCGACGGCAGCCTGCTCCCCTTTGGTTGGGCGAAGGTTTTGCACCGGCTCAAGGTCAAGCATCCGAAGAGCTTTCGGGTCATTCTTCTGGGCGTGCGCGAGGAGTTTCGGCGCATCGCGTTCGGCGGGCTGAGCGTGCTGCTCTACACCACCATCTATCAGCGGGCCTACGACAAGGGCTATGTGGAGGCCGAGGCCGGCTGGACTCTTGAGGATAATCGGGCCATCAATCAGGGCATGAAGTTGATGGGCGGCGAGCAATATAAGACCTACCGACTGTACGAGAAAGAGATTTAAGCCATGCGCGTTTTTCTGAGCGGAGCGACCGGATTTGTCGGCTCGCATATCGTAGAGTGCCTGGTCGACGCCGGGCACCAACCCATCTGTATGGTGCGAAAAACCTCGAATACCGCGCTGCTCAAAAGCCTCGGCGTTGAGACGGTGGTGGGCTCGCTGACCGACCTCGACCTCGAGCGCGTCGCGGAAACCCTCGCCGAAGTCGACGCCGTCGTGCATGTCGCCGGCGTGATCAAGGTGCGCGATACCGACGATTTTTATCGCATGAACGGGGACGCCAGCGGCGAGCTCGCGCGACTTGCGCACGCGGCGAATCCGAACCTCAAGCGCTTTATCTATATGTCGAGCGTGAGCGCTCAGGGGCCTTCGGCGGGCGACGCGCCGCGCGCGCTGGACGAGGCGCCGGCGCCGGTCAGCCATTACGGGCGCAGCAAATTGGCGGGAGAGGTCGCGGTGCTGGAATTCGCCGACCGTATGCCCGTGACGATTTTTCGACCGCCGCCCGTCTATGGCCCGCGTGACTACGAAATGCTCGCCGCGTTTAAGATGGCGAAATACGGGCTCGCCGCGGTTTACGGCGACGGCTCCGGGCTGCTCAGTCTTATCTACGTTGAGGACCTCGCCGGCGCGGTGCTCAGCGCCCTTGAGGTCGAGCACCCAAGCGCGGCGGTCTTCACCATCGACGACGGCGCGGTTCACACCTGGGAGAGTCTGACGCGCGACTTCGGCCTGGCGATGGATAAATCGCCGAAGCATATTCGCCTGCCGCGCACGGTATTTCGGGTGGCCGGCGCCATCAGTGAAGAGTTCGGAAAGCTCACGCGCAAGGCGACGATCTTCAATCGCGATAAGGTCACCGAGATGTCGCAGGAGAGCTGGATTTGCGGACACGAGGCGCTCAGCGAGACCCTCGGCTGGCAGCCGGAGTGGCCGATCGAGCGCGGCGCGCGTCATACCGCCCAGTGGTATTTGAAGAACGGGTGGCTCTAAGCGCCGCTTCTACTCCCCGGACCCTCGCCAAAACACCCGCTGCGCCTTGGCCTGCGCCTCGAAGAAGACGTCGCCGTTCCAATGCGCGTCGGCGCAGTCGGGCTTCTGAGCGACCGAGTTATAATGCAGGTCGAGCCAGATATCACAGCCCGGGGCGCCATCGGCGATGCCGGGCCGCGGGCCCGCGGCGTTGATGACCA encodes:
- a CDS encoding NAD-dependent epimerase/dehydratase family protein, translating into MRVFLSGATGFVGSHIVECLVDAGHQPICMVRKTSNTALLKSLGVETVVGSLTDLDLERVAETLAEVDAVVHVAGVIKVRDTDDFYRMNGDASGELARLAHAANPNLKRFIYMSSVSAQGPSAGDAPRALDEAPAPVSHYGRSKLAGEVAVLEFADRMPVTIFRPPPVYGPRDYEMLAAFKMAKYGLAAVYGDGSGLLSLIYVEDLAGAVLSALEVEHPSAAVFTIDDGAVHTWESLTRDFGLAMDKSPKHIRLPRTVFRVAGAISEEFGKLTRKATIFNRDKVTEMSQESWICGHEALSETLGWQPEWPIERGARHTAQWYLKNGWL